CCGTTACTGTTATGTTTAGTACACTGTATGCCATCAGCACATATAATCACACTGAAAAGAAGTACATTGTACATAGTTGGCCCTAATCTAAAACATCACATATCAGCATCTGCCAGCAGTGCCGTTTCTATTGCtattaggttaaaaaaaaaaaaaaaggtgttagTTTGATGGTGCTTTATCAGAATTGTCCTGTTACACCTCATGActgactgttttgttgtttttcagatggTTCAAAAGAAGAATTCCAAGAACAAAGACAGGGACCGCTTCGACAACCTGGTGGAGCAGTACAAGAAGAAACTGGTGGGAAACGGTGGGAAGAACACCGCTATCAAAAGAAGCAAGTGGTTTGATAGCTaatgctgtgtgtgtctgtgtgtgaatgtatgtgAGTGAGAAGAAACGTGTTCTAATTTTAAGTCCTAAAGTAACAAAGGTCCTCTATATTTGACATCCTGAAGATTTAGAATACATCAAATTGTTCTTGTGTGTCCAACTGTACAGTGTTTGATGCTCAAGTGTTAAACTTCATCTGTACTGTTCCTATAGCTCACTAATTCTTGCTCATTTTTTATTCCTTAAAGAACTCAGTTATGTGAGGATAAACATATTTGTGTACATGgatttttatgaaaatgtgataaaatgctttcattaactttttatttttggtctttGCATTGTTGCATTAATCCGTATTTCTTACAGGATTTCcagattcattcattcagtctaACAGTTTCTATTACACTCGACCATTTTTTAAGTTACTTAAAACTGGGCTAGTTAATCATAACCCAGTAGCTCTGGATAAACAGTTCCCACTCACGTACCCTGAAGACACAAGTGTGGCAGTACACAAACACCCACAAATTACATTATATATTAACCTGGTCTACGTGCACTTTCACTTCATCTCTAAACATTTCACAACACCAACAAAcggaaatatgaccaaaaaaaaataagtttgttaaatatttattgttAGTTTTTTATAGCAAATAGTTACAAAAAAATAGTGCCAGCTTTACAAAAGTATACAACACAAGTTCTACAAATATAAATAGCCACTTTGGAAGAGCTGCTGATATTGCCCTGCAATAAAAGTTGCCCTTTACCCTTCCGGTTCTTTTAGTTCTCATACATGTTTTTCTTGGCAACGGGTTTTCAGGAATTCCCAGAGATGACAGCACAGTTCATCACGACATTACCTCTGGCAGCTGTTCACGTAATACTGCCGATTCAGTGTTACAGAGTTAATGTGACACGCGGATGTTTCACTCTGAGATCTTTGTTGACATCACATTACAAACCTACGAGCAGCTGATTTGTCTTTGCATGCAAAACATAGGACCGTTTTCAATTAAACATCTCTTCAGAAACTGCATTTAAGCTAAAAACATCCTGATAAAAAGGCAATGCTTGttacaaaatacatattttctaaATGcagtatataaataaatacataatatatataaataagtgAATATTCAAGAATAGATTTCCTTCAAGACACATTGCAAAGGGGTAAATGTTGAGCCAGACATCACTGATGCGGACTTTACAAATCATCAACCAGGAGAATACCTCATAAATACTGCCCCCAGTGTTCATCTATCAGCAAGTTTGAAGGTGTTCCAGGTTCttcagcagaagtttgaggaaCTCCTTCACTCTCATGAGAGCCTCCATGCTCACAGTGTGAACGAACTCTTTGGCGCTCTGTAGCTCTTGCAGCCGTCCTGATGCTGGAGGCTTCGGCCGCGGCTCGCTGCAGTGCCCCTGCCTCCACTGATCCAGGTATCCCGTCAGCGAAGAGATTTCATACTTGATCTGGGTGGCCCCGTTAAGGGTGTCAGAGATCAGGCCGTTGTAGCCCTCCAAGACTGCAATTACAGAGGAGGAGGATCCATCCAGTTCATCGGCAGGTGGACTGAGTGTCAGCTCAGGAGGGAACTGCAGCAAGGAGGAGGATTCAGTTACAAACACACCAACTCTTGCAAACAGTGCAGATTCTGTCACTGGAAACAGAACTATAATATAAATCCTACCTGGAAGTCTCTGTTGACTTTGACCACGAGCTGCTCCGCCATCCATTTCACTTTTGATTTCATCACTGCTTCTGACAAAGAATTTGCTGTAGTCAGGCTTAAAACTTGAAGCAGTGAAAGCAGGAACACCAGAGTGTAGTCCATAATTGTAGATTTCCGTTTGGTTTACAGACCACAGGTTAGCACTGCTGTTACCTAGGAGAGGCATAAAATTCAACGTGGTCAGAGATTACATTTACAGTTACTCTTGTTTCACAGTTGTGTCATCTCACTAAGACAGTCGGCATGAGTTCATATCTGCAGGTCATCAATTTACACATCCTTCCTTCCAGTAATTTAGTCAATATGTTTGATTAAGGaagcaaatatttgtaatgGAGACACCTGTGAATTTTTGGCTATGTAACAGGTACAAAGATCACAGACTTTGGCTAACACTGCTAGAGTAGAAGGCTAAGTTCATAAAACCACAGCTGGAGCAACACGTACTCTATAAATAAACAAGCAGAATTTCTCAAACCTGAGAACATTAAGAGAAACATTAATCACTAATTTGGAAATAGAGTTAGCATTCAAATATCCCCAAAACATGTCGCACAAATAGATGCACTGAAAGAGCAAAAGTGATAGTGAGCACAGACAGTTAAACAAAGATGGAAGAGTTGATGGAGAGGGAAACATGCAGAGAGAT
This window of the Acanthochromis polyacanthus isolate Apoly-LR-REF ecotype Palm Island chromosome 8, KAUST_Apoly_ChrSc, whole genome shotgun sequence genome carries:
- the LOC110964424 gene encoding leptin-like → MDYTLVFLLSLLQVLSLTTANSLSEAVMKSKVKWMAEQLVVKVNRDFQFPPELTLSPPADELDGSSSSVIAVLEGYNGLISDTLNGATQIKYEISSLTGYLDQWRQGHCSEPRPKPPASGRLQELQSAKEFVHTVSMEALMRVKEFLKLLLKNLEHLQTC